Proteins from one Chroococcidiopsis sp. CCMEE 29 genomic window:
- the sufU gene encoding Fe-S cluster assembly sulfur transfer protein SufU — MTLGNLRGLYQQVILEHYKKPRHKGKTNPVHRYQKGHNPSCGDTIELTLQLSEAGDKIEDVKFEGEGCAIAMASADLMADALHGKPVNEALEMVQRFQSMMKGQEEFPKELRKLNVMQGVSQFPVRIKCANLTWHTLKAALEANDPQADSFVTNENE, encoded by the coding sequence ATGACTCTGGGCAATCTACGTGGTCTGTATCAACAGGTCATACTGGAACATTACAAAAAGCCACGGCATAAAGGTAAAACTAACCCCGTGCATCGGTATCAAAAGGGGCATAATCCTTCTTGTGGCGACACGATTGAGCTGACATTGCAGCTGAGTGAGGCGGGCGACAAAATTGAAGATGTGAAGTTTGAAGGAGAAGGCTGCGCGATCGCGATGGCTTCTGCTGACTTAATGGCAGATGCCTTACACGGTAAGCCAGTTAACGAAGCGCTAGAGATGGTGCAACGCTTCCAAAGCATGATGAAAGGGCAAGAAGAGTTCCCCAAGGAATTGCGGAAGCTGAATGTCATGCAAGGAGTATCTCAGTTTCCAGTCCGAATCAAATGTGCTAATCTCACCTGGCACACTCTGAAGGCTGCACTGGAAGCAAACGACCCTCAGGCAGATAGTTTCGTCACTAACGAAAACGAGTAA
- a CDS encoding iron ABC transporter substrate-binding protein — MKRRKFMFLVGLATASGGIAIACADNQVADTADTTSPAGTPAATTTASGPLENEIVIYSGRNEKLVGELIQQFEQETGAKVQVRYGDTAELAATILEEGANSPADVFFAQDAGALGALQQAGRAAQLPDSLLNQVASRYRSPEGRWTGITGRVRTVDYNTNLVKPEELPTSIFGFTDPKWKGRIGWAPTNGSFQAFVTALRVSQGDEKAREWLKGIQANNPRTYPNNASILQALSRGEVGVGFVNHYYLEQLKQENPQVPVEHHFTNDVGSLVNVAGVAILDTTKRPNISQRFVEFMLNENAQNYFATRTYEYPLAAGGTPKGDLRPLNEIERQTPDINLSNLSDLEATLQMLQETKAV, encoded by the coding sequence GTGAAGCGCCGAAAGTTTATGTTTTTAGTGGGGCTGGCAACTGCTAGTGGTGGAATAGCGATCGCTTGTGCTGATAACCAAGTCGCTGATACGGCGGACACAACATCGCCAGCTGGCACACCAGCGGCTACAACTACTGCCAGTGGACCATTGGAAAATGAGATAGTGATCTACTCAGGTCGGAATGAGAAATTAGTTGGTGAACTGATTCAACAGTTTGAACAGGAAACCGGAGCGAAGGTACAAGTCCGTTACGGCGATACAGCAGAACTAGCAGCAACCATTCTGGAGGAAGGAGCAAACAGTCCTGCTGATGTATTCTTTGCTCAGGATGCAGGAGCACTGGGAGCTTTGCAACAGGCAGGTAGAGCGGCTCAACTGCCAGACTCATTGCTCAATCAGGTAGCCAGCCGCTACCGCTCACCAGAGGGAAGGTGGACAGGAATCACAGGTCGGGTACGGACAGTAGACTATAACACTAACTTGGTTAAGCCGGAGGAACTACCAACATCCATTTTTGGGTTTACCGATCCGAAGTGGAAAGGCAGAATTGGCTGGGCACCCACCAATGGCTCCTTTCAAGCCTTCGTCACTGCCCTACGCGTCTCCCAAGGGGATGAAAAAGCCAGGGAATGGCTAAAAGGTATCCAAGCTAATAACCCTAGGACTTATCCCAACAATGCGTCAATTCTGCAAGCCCTATCCCGTGGGGAAGTTGGGGTGGGATTTGTCAATCACTACTACCTAGAACAACTCAAACAAGAAAATCCCCAAGTTCCAGTCGAGCATCACTTCACTAATGATGTTGGTTCCTTAGTGAATGTTGCCGGTGTCGCAATTCTTGACACTACCAAACGCCCCAATATTTCCCAACGGTTTGTAGAATTTATGTTGAATGAAAACGCGCAAAACTACTTTGCCACCAGGACATATGAGTATCCGCTTGCTGCGGGAGGAACCCCCAAGGGCGACTTAAGACCACTCAACGAGATTGAGCGCCAAACTCCAGACATTAACTTGAGCAACCTCAGCGACTTGGAGGCAACTTTGCAGATGTTACAGGAAACAAAGGCGGTCTAA
- a CDS encoding Ycf51 family protein, with protein sequence MLTTADFLLATKWVGIITLIFAVITVLSFILKWGIRFRLVGATGFLGVLTSGLFALGLVPFTRSVIPGAVRFSTVYDNGSTQTVIAVRPQISESELEATLRQAASDLYSYGRLGRTGEEQLTIRARTIIHPEPGVSKPLYLGQVKRSLSSRNDEQMEIAIFPDNLAQLPKPPA encoded by the coding sequence ATGCTAACTACTGCTGATTTTCTCCTCGCCACCAAGTGGGTTGGAATTATCACGTTGATCTTTGCTGTCATAACGGTACTGAGTTTCATTTTGAAATGGGGCATCCGGTTCCGGTTAGTCGGTGCCACTGGTTTCCTCGGTGTATTGACAAGCGGATTATTTGCTCTTGGCTTAGTGCCATTTACCCGTAGCGTAATTCCGGGTGCAGTGCGATTCTCTACAGTATATGACAACGGTTCAACCCAAACCGTGATTGCCGTTCGACCTCAAATTAGCGAATCAGAACTGGAAGCCACTCTGCGTCAAGCTGCCAGCGATCTATATTCTTATGGTCGTTTAGGTCGGACTGGTGAAGAGCAGTTGACGATCCGGGCGCGTACGATCATTCATCCTGAACCTGGAGTGTCAAAGCCTTTATACTTGGGTCAGGTTAAGCGATCGCTCTCCAGTCGCAACGATGAGCAAATGGAAATAGCAATCTTTCCAGACAACCTAGCTCAACTACCAAAGCCCCCTGCTTAA
- the crtB gene encoding 15-cis-phytoene synthase CrtB yields MLQLPDSLCMRTLASVEDSYKLCRQITAKYAKTFYLATLLMSEAKRRAIWAIYAWCRRTDELVDGPGAAITTPETLDEWEAQLESLFAGHPIEDLDVALVDTLQRFPLDIQPFRDMIAGQRMDLYRNRYETFEELNLYCYRVAGTVGLMSTAVIGVDASNNNAAWNQQQQPYIPAEEAIALGIANQLTNILRDVGEDAQRGRIYIPLEDLARFNYTEQDLLKGVVDQRWQELMQFQIQRTREFYLQAEKGISYLSSDARWPVWAALMSYSQILDVIERNQYEVFRQRAYVPPVKKLQNLPVAWLRAQVL; encoded by the coding sequence ATGCTGCAACTGCCTGATTCCCTGTGCATGAGAACGCTGGCCTCTGTAGAGGATTCCTATAAACTTTGTCGCCAAATTACGGCAAAGTATGCTAAGACTTTTTATCTCGCCACGCTACTGATGAGCGAGGCGAAACGTCGAGCTATTTGGGCAATTTATGCTTGGTGTCGCCGGACTGATGAACTGGTGGATGGACCCGGTGCTGCGATTACAACCCCGGAAACCCTCGACGAATGGGAAGCTCAGCTAGAATCTTTGTTTGCGGGTCACCCAATCGAAGACCTGGATGTTGCTTTGGTAGATACTCTCCAGCGCTTTCCGTTGGATATTCAACCGTTTCGGGATATGATTGCTGGGCAGCGCATGGATCTGTACCGGAATCGCTACGAAACGTTTGAAGAATTAAACCTTTACTGTTACCGCGTTGCCGGGACTGTAGGTTTGATGTCAACGGCGGTGATCGGCGTGGATGCTTCTAATAACAACGCTGCTTGGAACCAGCAACAGCAGCCGTATATTCCCGCCGAGGAAGCGATCGCGCTAGGAATTGCCAATCAACTTACTAATATCCTGCGAGATGTCGGTGAAGATGCACAGCGGGGGCGAATTTATATTCCTTTAGAAGATTTAGCTCGGTTTAACTACACGGAGCAAGACTTACTCAAGGGTGTGGTTGATCAGCGTTGGCAGGAACTAATGCAGTTCCAAATTCAACGGACACGCGAGTTTTATCTCCAGGCTGAAAAGGGAATCAGTTACCTATCTAGCGATGCACGTTGGCCTGTATGGGCGGCTCTGATGTCCTATAGCCAAATTTTGGATGTGATTGAACGCAACCAGTACGAGGTGTTTCGACAACGTGCCTATGTACCACCTGTGAAAAAGCTACAGAATTTGCCAGTGGCTTGGCTGCGAGCGCAAGTGCTTTGA
- the pds gene encoding 15-cis-phytoene desaturase, with translation MRVAIAGAGLAGLSCAKYLTDAGHTPIVLERQDVLGGKVAAWKDEDGDWYETGLHIFFGAYPNMLQLFKELGIEDRLQWKEHTMIFNQPNKPGTYSRFDFPNIPAPFNGVTAILRNNDMLTWAEKIRFGIGLIPAMIQGQKYVEAMDKYSWTEWMQKQKIPPRVEKEVFIAMSKALNFIGPEEISATILLTALNRFLQEKHGSKMAFLDGSPTERLCQPMVDHITAGGGEVRLNAPLKEILLNPDGTVKGFLIRGLNGAEDEVLTADSYVSAMPVDPLKVMLPAAWKQMEYFQKLEGLEGVPVINVHLWFDRKLTDIDHLLFSRSPLLSVYADMSNTCRQYANPDCSMLELVLAPAKDWISKPDDEIVAATIAELEKLFPNHFGGSNPAKLLKSHIVKTPRSVYKAIPGRQQYRPSQKTPVTNFYLTGDYTMQRYLASMEGAVLSGKLTAQAIATAESEASPKSLQMPNFQPATNAATA, from the coding sequence ATGCGCGTTGCGATCGCTGGGGCAGGCTTAGCAGGGCTTTCCTGCGCGAAATATCTCACAGATGCCGGTCACACTCCCATCGTCCTAGAACGGCAGGATGTGCTCGGGGGTAAGGTGGCAGCATGGAAAGACGAAGACGGTGACTGGTACGAAACTGGGCTGCATATCTTCTTTGGGGCTTATCCCAATATGTTGCAGTTGTTCAAAGAACTAGGAATTGAAGATCGGTTGCAGTGGAAAGAACATACCATGATCTTCAACCAACCCAACAAACCTGGCACGTATAGCCGTTTTGACTTTCCAAATATACCCGCACCCTTTAATGGTGTTACGGCGATTCTGCGGAACAATGATATGCTCACCTGGGCTGAGAAGATTCGCTTTGGAATCGGTTTGATTCCGGCGATGATTCAAGGGCAGAAGTATGTCGAGGCAATGGACAAATACTCTTGGACGGAATGGATGCAAAAGCAAAAAATTCCCCCACGAGTCGAGAAGGAAGTCTTTATCGCGATGTCCAAGGCGCTGAACTTCATTGGTCCGGAAGAAATTTCTGCCACGATTCTGCTCACTGCCCTAAATCGCTTCCTTCAGGAAAAGCACGGCTCAAAGATGGCATTCCTAGATGGTTCTCCGACAGAGCGATTGTGTCAGCCGATGGTGGATCATATTACCGCTGGCGGTGGGGAAGTGCGATTGAATGCGCCACTCAAAGAAATCTTGCTCAACCCCGATGGCACAGTTAAGGGGTTCCTGATCCGAGGGTTGAATGGGGCAGAAGATGAAGTGCTAACCGCTGATAGCTATGTCTCTGCTATGCCAGTTGACCCCCTAAAGGTGATGTTACCAGCAGCGTGGAAACAAATGGAGTATTTCCAAAAGCTGGAGGGTTTGGAAGGCGTGCCGGTGATCAATGTGCATCTGTGGTTCGACCGCAAGCTGACAGATATTGACCACTTGCTGTTCTCGCGATCGCCGCTTCTGAGCGTTTACGCGGACATGAGTAATACCTGTCGCCAGTATGCCAACCCGGATTGCTCAATGCTGGAGTTAGTTCTAGCTCCGGCAAAGGATTGGATTAGTAAGCCTGATGATGAAATTGTCGCGGCAACGATCGCTGAGCTAGAAAAACTCTTTCCCAATCATTTTGGAGGTAGCAATCCAGCTAAGTTACTGAAGTCTCATATTGTAAAAACGCCCCGTTCCGTATACAAAGCGATTCCAGGTCGCCAGCAATATCGCCCCTCTCAGAAAACTCCTGTTACCAATTTCTATCTGACAGGGGATTACACGATGCAACGTTACTTAGCGAGTATGGAAGGTGCCGTGCTTTCTGGTAAGCTGACAGCGCAGGCGATCGCCACAGCTGAGAGCGAGGCATCACCTAAAAGCCTGCAAATGCCAAACTTCCAGCCCGCAACGAATGCTGCAACTGCCTGA
- a CDS encoding J domain-containing protein → MQNLQNFRNYYEILEVPRDASNEEIKRVFRRLARQYHPDLNPGNKEAEEKFKDIGEAYEVLSDPTKRAEYDQYSQFWNQRGFRSKQTPRTKTWDNRATSNRVATEEVDYGAFADFNSFVDQVLGRRRESKNGTASTATTSRDVFRPGTTKTAYTISSRASRRDIEAKLTLPLEKAYIGGVERIRLPEDGRSLEVEMPPGMFTGQTIRLRDQGIGGGDLYLKITVSLHPFFKLKGNDIAVQLPITPSEAVLGGPVEVPTLDGLVKMNLPPGVRPGQRLRLANKGYPDANGKRGDQIVEIQIVVPKNISSPERELYEKLRQIETFNPRNDLPV, encoded by the coding sequence ATGCAGAATTTGCAGAACTTTCGGAACTACTACGAAATTCTAGAAGTACCTAGAGATGCTTCCAATGAGGAAATTAAACGGGTTTTTCGGCGATTAGCGAGGCAGTATCACCCGGATTTAAATCCGGGAAATAAAGAGGCAGAGGAAAAATTTAAGGATATTGGTGAAGCATACGAAGTCCTTTCCGATCCAACGAAACGGGCGGAATACGACCAATATAGCCAGTTTTGGAATCAGCGTGGTTTTCGGAGCAAGCAGACCCCGCGAACTAAAACCTGGGATAATCGTGCTACTAGTAATCGTGTCGCCACTGAAGAAGTCGATTATGGAGCATTTGCCGACTTCAATAGTTTTGTCGATCAAGTGCTGGGACGGCGTAGAGAAAGTAAAAATGGCACAGCTTCGACTGCTACAACTAGCCGCGATGTGTTTCGTCCGGGTACTACAAAAACAGCATATACAATTAGTTCTCGCGCCAGCCGTAGGGATATAGAAGCTAAATTAACGCTGCCGTTGGAAAAAGCTTACATAGGTGGAGTGGAACGGATTCGCTTGCCTGAAGATGGGCGATCGCTCGAAGTTGAGATGCCTCCTGGCATGTTTACAGGTCAAACCATTCGTCTTAGAGACCAAGGCATCGGTGGCGGCGACCTCTACCTAAAAATTACCGTTTCTTTACATCCCTTCTTTAAGCTGAAAGGAAATGATATTGCTGTTCAGCTACCAATTACTCCAAGTGAGGCAGTGTTAGGAGGTCCAGTTGAAGTGCCGACCCTGGATGGTTTAGTGAAAATGAATCTACCACCCGGAGTCAGACCAGGTCAACGCTTACGCCTTGCGAATAAAGGCTATCCAGATGCTAACGGCAAACGTGGCGATCAGATAGTAGAAATTCAGATTGTAGTTCCTAAAAACATCAGCTCTCCAGAACGGGAACTCTACGAAAAATTGCGGCAAATTGAAACTTTTAACCCCCGAAATGATTTACCTGTTTAA
- a CDS encoding ABC transporter substrate-binding protein — MNKLNRAIAKRGSSAVALAFATLSIGFLAAACQNTTTSTNTGEANNATSVSSASQTTNTKGLKIGTLLPTTGDLATIGQQMVSAVPLLVETVNACGGVNGSPVTLIAQDDQTDPRAGAAAMTKLTEVDRVAGVVGSFASSVSSAAVPIAARNRVMLVSPGSTSPVFTERAKRGEFKGYWARTAPPDTYQAQALAQLANERGFKRVSTVVINNDYGVGFEKAFVQAFKTLGGTVVNEANPTRYDPKATTFETEAAAAFAGNPEAVVAVLYEETGSLLLKSAYQQGLTQGVQIMLTDGVKSADFPAKVGRVSDGKFIVTGVIGTVPGADGKALKSLNQLWQSKNNRLPGEYAPQAWDAAALLTLAAQAAKSNTGEGIQSKIRDVANSPGTEVSDVCKGLELLRQGQDINYQGASGNVDIDQNGDVVGVYDVWTVADDGKLAVTGQVSP; from the coding sequence ATGAACAAACTCAATCGGGCGATCGCCAAGCGTGGGTCGAGTGCAGTTGCTCTGGCTTTTGCTACCTTATCAATCGGCTTTCTAGCTGCAGCTTGTCAAAACACTACTACTAGCACTAATACAGGAGAAGCAAATAACGCCACCTCAGTTAGCTCAGCCTCTCAAACTACTAATACCAAGGGGCTTAAGATTGGTACACTACTACCGACAACTGGTGACTTGGCTACCATTGGGCAGCAAATGGTTAGTGCTGTTCCCCTTCTGGTCGAAACCGTTAATGCTTGCGGCGGTGTGAATGGGTCACCTGTAACCTTGATTGCCCAGGACGACCAAACCGATCCGAGAGCAGGTGCTGCTGCCATGACTAAGTTGACGGAAGTTGATCGTGTTGCCGGTGTCGTTGGCTCTTTTGCTAGCAGCGTCTCTAGTGCCGCTGTTCCGATCGCTGCCCGGAATAGAGTCATGCTGGTTTCCCCTGGTAGCACCAGCCCCGTTTTTACTGAACGGGCGAAAAGAGGCGAATTTAAAGGCTATTGGGCGCGTACCGCTCCCCCTGATACCTACCAAGCCCAAGCGTTAGCTCAACTAGCAAACGAAAGAGGCTTCAAGCGAGTTTCTACTGTAGTCATCAACAACGACTACGGTGTCGGTTTTGAAAAAGCATTTGTGCAAGCCTTCAAAACCTTGGGGGGAACTGTAGTTAATGAAGCTAATCCTACCCGTTACGATCCCAAAGCCACTACGTTTGAAACTGAAGCTGCCGCTGCCTTTGCCGGTAATCCAGAAGCAGTGGTTGCAGTTCTTTACGAAGAAACAGGTAGTCTACTGCTGAAGTCAGCATATCAACAAGGTCTGACGCAGGGAGTGCAGATTATGCTAACAGACGGTGTAAAGTCAGCTGATTTCCCGGCAAAAGTAGGCAGAGTCAGTGACGGCAAATTCATTGTTACTGGGGTGATCGGCACGGTACCTGGTGCAGATGGTAAGGCTTTAAAGAGTCTGAATCAGCTCTGGCAATCTAAAAATAATCGTTTACCAGGAGAATATGCACCCCAAGCTTGGGATGCTGCGGCGCTTTTGACATTGGCAGCACAAGCCGCTAAGTCCAACACTGGTGAAGGGATTCAGAGTAAAATCCGTGACGTTGCTAATTCCCCTGGCACGGAGGTCTCCGATGTTTGCAAGGGCTTAGAGTTACTGCGTCAAGGTCAAGACATTAACTATCAAGGAGCCAGTGGCAATGTAGATATCGATCAAAATGGCGATGTAGTTGGGGTTTACGATGTCTGGACAGTTGCAGATGATGGAAAACTTGCTGTGACTGGGCAAGTTAGTCCGTAG
- a CDS encoding EcsC family protein, translating to MTNHSNSLAGMVAQAKDSSGTQSVSEAIAIAIQASAAAAKLAAETLHFAADNIANTTTAVGETVAPVALQLVEQGTENIGQLVTPIAEHPLTKYAAKVPGLSWVLAALGQVDVEKAQKEVEQLRQQYPLDTPEQLAQRIIVDTCWQAGRLGLISNLVPPLALTLFAVELAAITAIQAEMVYRIAAAYGFRLQEPARRGEVLAIFGLSMGGAGVLKAGLGFVELIPGLGAVVGASSNAALLYSLGYTACHFYQAKKDAAA from the coding sequence ATGACAAACCATAGCAATTCACTGGCAGGGATGGTAGCACAGGCTAAAGATAGTTCCGGTACGCAGTCAGTAAGCGAAGCGATCGCGATCGCGATTCAAGCAAGCGCAGCGGCAGCTAAGTTGGCGGCTGAGACCTTGCACTTTGCTGCTGACAACATAGCCAACACTACCACTGCTGTAGGAGAAACGGTCGCTCCAGTGGCGCTCCAATTAGTGGAGCAAGGTACGGAAAATATAGGTCAACTCGTCACTCCCATCGCCGAACATCCTCTAACTAAGTATGCTGCCAAAGTTCCAGGTCTCAGTTGGGTGCTAGCGGCGCTTGGTCAGGTGGATGTAGAAAAGGCTCAGAAGGAGGTAGAGCAACTGCGGCAGCAATATCCGCTAGACACACCGGAGCAGTTAGCACAGCGAATTATTGTCGATACCTGCTGGCAAGCCGGCAGGCTAGGATTAATTAGTAATCTCGTGCCGCCCCTAGCATTAACTTTGTTTGCGGTAGAATTGGCAGCGATTACTGCCATTCAGGCAGAGATGGTTTATCGGATTGCCGCTGCTTACGGATTTAGACTACAAGAGCCAGCGCGGCGAGGCGAAGTTTTGGCAATTTTCGGTTTGTCTATGGGAGGGGCTGGTGTGCTGAAGGCAGGGCTGGGTTTTGTAGAACTCATTCCAGGGCTAGGGGCTGTGGTAGGAGCCTCGAGCAATGCAGCTTTGCTGTACTCGCTGGGTTATACAGCCTGCCATTTCTATCAGGCGAAGAAAGACGCTGCGGCTTGA
- the dnaK gene encoding molecular chaperone DnaK yields the protein MGKVVGIDLGTTNSVVAVMEGGKPVVIANAEGMRTTPSVVGFSKEGERVVGQMARRQIVLNPQNTFYAIKRFIGRNYAELSSEAKRVTYPIRKGESGNIIIKSPRLNKEFAPEEISAMVLKKLADDASRYLGEPITGAVITVPAYFNDSQRQATRDAGRIAGLEVLRILNEPTAASLAYGFDRKESQTILVFDLGGGTFDVSILDVGDGVFEVKATSGDTQLGGNDFDKKIVDWLAEQFLEAEEVDLRRDRQALQRLMEAAEKAKIELSGVTVTDINLPFITATAEGPKHLETRLTRSQFEGLCTDLIGRLRAPVKRAMVDANLRPTDIDEVILVGGATRMPMVQQIVRSMIGTEPNQNVNPDEVVAVGAAIQAGILAGELKDVLLLDVSPLSVGLETIGGVMKKLIPRNTTIPVRRSDIFSTAENNQTVVEIHVVQGEREMAADNKSLGRFKLTGIPPAPRGIPQIQVSFDVDANGILLVTALDRTTGREQSITIQGASTLSEAEINQAIREAEQYADLDRERKERVEKRTRAESLILEAERQLKDVALDFGMQFARSRRQRIETLNRELRQSLEQDNDRGIDQAYADLQDALYELKREVREYYTEDDEDDLFGSIRRVFTGEDEREPYYGKETREPYYGRETREPYGREAREPYYGERSSRKRPTYQDNWDDEDDNWL from the coding sequence ATGGGAAAAGTAGTCGGCATAGACCTGGGTACAACTAACTCAGTAGTAGCTGTCATGGAGGGCGGCAAGCCTGTAGTGATTGCCAATGCAGAAGGCATGCGGACTACTCCATCTGTAGTAGGCTTCAGCAAAGAAGGAGAGCGCGTAGTTGGACAAATGGCGCGGCGGCAAATCGTTCTCAACCCGCAAAACACCTTCTACGCGATCAAGCGGTTCATTGGTCGCAACTATGCTGAACTCAGCTCGGAAGCAAAGCGCGTTACCTACCCTATCCGCAAAGGTGAATCTGGCAACATCATAATCAAGAGTCCGCGTCTAAATAAGGAATTTGCCCCAGAAGAAATCTCAGCAATGGTGCTGAAGAAATTGGCAGACGATGCCAGTCGCTACCTGGGAGAACCGATAACCGGGGCAGTAATAACAGTTCCAGCCTATTTCAATGACTCTCAGCGGCAAGCAACACGAGATGCAGGACGGATTGCGGGGCTAGAGGTATTGCGGATTCTGAATGAGCCAACCGCTGCTTCTTTGGCTTATGGATTTGATCGCAAAGAGAGTCAAACCATCCTAGTATTTGACTTGGGCGGTGGCACATTTGATGTGTCCATTCTAGATGTCGGCGACGGCGTATTTGAAGTTAAAGCTACGAGTGGAGATACCCAACTTGGTGGGAATGACTTTGATAAGAAAATTGTTGACTGGTTGGCAGAGCAATTTTTAGAGGCAGAAGAGGTAGATTTAAGGCGTGATCGCCAAGCTTTACAACGTCTAATGGAAGCGGCTGAAAAAGCTAAAATCGAACTTTCCGGTGTCACCGTCACTGATATCAACTTACCCTTCATTACTGCCACTGCTGAAGGTCCCAAACATTTAGAAACCCGCCTCACCCGGTCCCAGTTTGAAGGACTGTGTACTGACTTAATCGGACGCCTGCGGGCACCAGTCAAGCGAGCAATGGTAGATGCCAATCTCAGACCTACAGATATCGATGAAGTTATTCTAGTGGGCGGTGCTACTCGGATGCCGATGGTACAACAGATAGTACGCTCAATGATTGGTACAGAACCCAATCAAAACGTCAACCCCGATGAAGTCGTTGCTGTAGGTGCGGCAATCCAAGCAGGCATTCTTGCCGGAGAACTCAAGGATGTGCTGCTGTTGGATGTGTCACCCCTATCTGTGGGATTGGAAACCATCGGGGGAGTGATGAAAAAACTGATTCCCCGCAACACGACAATTCCCGTGCGCCGCTCAGATATATTTTCTACGGCTGAAAACAATCAAACCGTGGTTGAAATCCATGTCGTCCAAGGTGAACGGGAGATGGCAGCGGATAACAAGTCCTTAGGACGGTTTAAACTGACTGGCATTCCTCCAGCACCACGAGGTATCCCCCAAATTCAGGTTTCATTTGATGTTGATGCTAATGGAATTTTACTGGTAACCGCTTTAGATAGAACCACGGGTCGGGAGCAAAGTATCACAATTCAAGGCGCTTCCACTCTTAGCGAGGCGGAAATCAATCAGGCAATTCGGGAAGCTGAGCAATATGCAGACTTAGACCGCGAACGCAAAGAACGGGTGGAAAAGCGCACTCGTGCTGAGTCTTTAATTTTGGAGGCGGAACGACAACTCAAAGACGTAGCGCTGGATTTTGGGATGCAGTTTGCTCGGAGTCGCCGCCAGCGGATCGAAACCTTGAACCGAGAACTGCGCCAAAGTCTAGAGCAAGACAACGATCGGGGAATTGACCAAGCCTACGCTGACCTGCAGGATGCACTTTATGAGCTAAAACGCGAAGTCCGGGAATACTACACTGAGGACGATGAAGATGACTTGTTTGGCTCGATCCGGCGTGTCTTCACTGGAGAAGATGAGCGCGAACCGTATTACGGCAAGGAAACTCGCGAACCGTATTACGGTAGGGAAACTCGCGAACCGTATGGCAGGGAAGCCCGCGAACCGTATTATGGTGAGAGGTCTAGCCGCAAGCGTCCCACCTACCAAGACAACTGGGACGATGAAGATGATAATTGGCTTTAA